A single Musa acuminata AAA Group cultivar baxijiao chromosome BXJ2-1, Cavendish_Baxijiao_AAA, whole genome shotgun sequence DNA region contains:
- the LOC135597900 gene encoding protein VACUOLELESS GAMETOPHYTES-like yields MTRIRHFTHPSCYLTRTCQQSFICNGCGVAGYGVSYRCNSCDFDLHEYCARCPQSVSCSMHSHCLTLTQSGGCGRRCSVCCQATSRLVYQCGPCGFVVHPLCVQGRRW; encoded by the coding sequence atgaCGAGGATACGCCATTTCACCCACCCAAGCTGCTACTTGACCCGCACTTGCCAGCAAAGCTTCATCTGCAACGGATGCGGCGTCGCCGGCTACGGGGTTAGCTACCGGTGCAACAGCTGCGACTTCGACCTCCACGAGTACTGCGCCAGGTGTCCGCAGAGCGTCAGCTGCTCCATGCACTCGCACTGCCTGACGCTGACCCAGTCTGGCGGCTGTGGCCGCCGGTGCAGCGTGTGCTGCCAGGCGACCAGCCGCTTGGTCTACCAGTGCGGTCCCTGCGGCTTCGTCGTGCACCCCCTCTGCGTTCAAGGGCGACGTTGGTAG